The genomic interval CAATAGGATTCTTAAAAATAGGACCATCGAAAACAAAGGTGTGAAATTCACCATTTTCTCCACAAACATCTACATTGTCTGGTAAGTCTTTAATAAATTGTTCATCTATAACTCTCCCCAAAAACTCGGCTCCTAGTAACTTTGCATTTACACAAACTGTAATTGCCTTAAAACCTAAATCTAAAAATTCTTTTAATACTTCTTTTGTATCTTTTTGCCAAAGAGGATACACGCCTGTAATATTTACCTCAGCTAATTTAGTATCTCTGTATGCTTTTAAATCTTCTAGAAAAATATCACCAAAAATGGTATGTGAATATTTCTTCTCTACCAAAGAATCCATCGCTTCCTTCATAATTTCTGAATATAAATCCATGGTTACGTCCGCAGGAAATTCTATGGTTTTTAAATTGATTCCAATAGATTCGGCTTGCTTTATTAATAATTCATTTCTAAGACCGTGCATGGAAACTCTATCGAAATCTTTATTGATTGTGGTAACCAATAAATCTAAATTATAAGTAGGGTCTTGTAAAATTTTATAAAGCGCCAAGGCAGAATCTTTACCAGAACTCCAATTAAAATACGTTTTTTTCATGAGGATAAATTTATAACTAACTAAACTGACTTAAGACAGCTGTATTAAAAGAAACAAGACTTTATCAACTGACTGTAGTTGACTATAAAAAAATTAAAAGTGAAATATCATTTATAAATAAAGTTTCAAACTCAAATCTACGCGCAACATTTTTAGTGGACACTTGTAGCTATTTTTTATAAAAAAATCCTACATAAAGTAGGATTTTTAATAATTATTTTCTCTTTTGATTTAAAGAAACTGGCTTTTCTTGCTTAACAGTTGGTGTACCGTATAAATCGTAATCTCCAGCTTCGTGAATTTTAATATCAATAAATTCACCAATTTTAATATAATGTTCTTTTGCATCAACAATAACATCATTATCAACATCTGGTGAATCTGATTCTGTTCTTCCATAGAAAAACTCTCCGTCTTTTCTATCGAATAAACATCTAAAAGTTTTACCAATTTTTTCTTGATTCAATTCCCAAGAAATTTGAGATTGAATTTCCATAATCTCATTTACTCTTCTAAACTTAACATCTGCAGGTACATCATCTTCTAAAACGTATGCTCCCGTATTTTCTTCATGAGAATATTCAAAAGCTCCCATACGCTCAAAACGCATTTCTTCTATCCAATCTTTTAACTCTTGAAACATTTCTTCTGTTTCTCCAGGATAACCTACAATTAATGTAGTTCTAATAGCCATTTCTGGCACAACTTCTCTAAACTTATGAATTAAAGCTGTTGTTTTTTCATGCGTTGTACCACGTTTCATAGACTTTAACAACTCAGTATTAATGTGTTGTAAAGGAATATCTAAGTAGTTACACACTTTAGGCTCGCTTTTCATTACTTCTAAAACATCCATAGGGAAACCTGTAGGAAAAGCATAATGCATTCTAATCCACTCAATTCCCTCTACTTTTGTTAACGCAACTAATAAATCTGCTAATGCTCTTTTCTTATAAATATCTAATCCGTAATAAGTTAAATCTTGTGCGATTAACATTACTTCTTTAATTCCTTTTTCGGCTAATTTTGTTGCTTCTGTAACAATATCTTCTATAGGAGTAGAAACGTGTTTTCCTCTCATTAAAGGAATTGCACAAAATGAACAAGGTCTATCGCAACCTTCTGCAATTTTTAAATATGCATAATGTTTTGGAGTTGTTGTTAAACGTTCTCCAATTAACTCGTGCTTATAATCTGCTTCTAAAACCTTTAATAAATTAGGTAAATCATGCGTACCAAAATATTGATCTACATTAGGAATTTGCTCTTCTAAATCTGGCTTATAACGTTCACTTAAACATCCAGAAACAAAAACTTTATCAATTTCTCCAGCTTCTTTTCTGTTTGCATAGTGTAAAATAGTATCGATAGATTCTTCCTTTGCCTTACCAATAAAGCCACAAGTATTGATTACGACAATATTTCCATCATCATTTTCATCTTCATGAACAACCTCTTTTCCGTTGGCTTTTAACTGCCCCATTAATACTTCCGAATCGTAAATATTCTTAGAACAACCTAAAGTAACAACGTTAATCTTATTTTTTTTGATGGTTTTTGTACGCATATCATTTTTTTCTGACTGCAAATATACAGCTTAATTAGGGTTTATCTATATAGTTTTTATATGGTTATTAATTACGGTTTTTAAATACCAAAAATCTTATTTTTTTCCATAAAAAAACCTCGAAAAATTCGAGGTTTGATACTTATTATTTTCAAATTGAAATTCTTAACTCCAAAATTCTCTCTTTTTATTCAATTCTTCTTCTTCTTCTGTTAATGCTTCTAATTCTTTAACAGACAAAACCTTTAAAAAAGATTTGTGTTGTTCTATAGCAAACTCAATTTTAGTTACTATATCTGCTACACTTTCATTTTCATAATCTATATCCAATGGTTCTTTAATAACCATAGACTGCAATACATTACGTTTTTTAATACTCAAGCCTTTTTTATCAAAAGAACGTCTAAACCCATCAATTACAATAGGTACTACAACCGGTTTATAGGTTTTAATAATATGAGCCGTACCTCTTCTAATTGGTCTAAAAGGCGTTGTTGTTCCTTGTGGAAAGGTAATTACCCAACCGTCTTTTATAGCTTTTCCTATATTAGAAATATCAGAATTTTTTACTTGCCTTTTTACATCTTTACCATCACTTCTCCAGGTTCTTTCTATAGATACAGAGCCCATATAAGCAAATATTTTAGGTAATATACCAGATCTCATCGTTTCTCCTGCAGCAACAAAATATACATTTAACTTTGGTTTCCAGATATAACCTATGTTCTTTATAGAATCGTCTCTACCACTTAAAGAAGCGTTAAAAACATGATACATAGCAGCTACATCTGCAAAATAAGTTTGATGATTAGAAATAAATAAAACTCCAGAATCTGGTAAGTTTTTAAGGTTTTCTGAACCTTCTATGTGTAGACTATTAAATTTACGATATCTACCGTGAGATACAATTCCGAAAATTCTAATAAGCCATTTTTTTAGTA from Polaribacter sejongensis carries:
- a CDS encoding diphthine--ammonia ligase, with the translated sequence MKKTYFNWSSGKDSALALYKILQDPTYNLDLLVTTINKDFDRVSMHGLRNELLIKQAESIGINLKTIEFPADVTMDLYSEIMKEAMDSLVEKKYSHTIFGDIFLEDLKAYRDTKLAEVNITGVYPLWQKDTKEVLKEFLDLGFKAITVCVNAKLLGAEFLGRVIDEQFIKDLPDNVDVCGENGEFHTFVFDGPIFKNPIDFTIGEKVLRSYTLNDNEDDNCHQSKKENSNHDTSFWYCDLS
- the rimO gene encoding 30S ribosomal protein S12 methylthiotransferase RimO, encoding MRTKTIKKNKINVVTLGCSKNIYDSEVLMGQLKANGKEVVHEDENDDGNIVVINTCGFIGKAKEESIDTILHYANRKEAGEIDKVFVSGCLSERYKPDLEEQIPNVDQYFGTHDLPNLLKVLEADYKHELIGERLTTTPKHYAYLKIAEGCDRPCSFCAIPLMRGKHVSTPIEDIVTEATKLAEKGIKEVMLIAQDLTYYGLDIYKKRALADLLVALTKVEGIEWIRMHYAFPTGFPMDVLEVMKSEPKVCNYLDIPLQHINTELLKSMKRGTTHEKTTALIHKFREVVPEMAIRTTLIVGYPGETEEMFQELKDWIEEMRFERMGAFEYSHEENTGAYVLEDDVPADVKFRRVNEIMEIQSQISWELNQEKIGKTFRCLFDRKDGEFFYGRTESDSPDVDNDVIVDAKEHYIKIGEFIDIKIHEAGDYDLYGTPTVKQEKPVSLNQKRK
- a CDS encoding lysophospholipid acyltransferase family protein translates to MPLFKRNPFGHILLLKKWLIRIFGIVSHGRYRKFNSLHIEGSENLKNLPDSGVLFISNHQTYFADVAAMYHVFNASLSGRDDSIKNIGYIWKPKLNVYFVAAGETMRSGILPKIFAYMGSVSIERTWRSDGKDVKRQVKNSDISNIGKAIKDGWVITFPQGTTTPFRPIRRGTAHIIKTYKPVVVPIVIDGFRRSFDKKGLSIKKRNVLQSMVIKEPLDIDYENESVADIVTKIEFAIEQHKSFLKVLSVKELEALTEEEEELNKKREFWS